The following coding sequences lie in one Sporichthyaceae bacterium genomic window:
- a CDS encoding SDR family oxidoreductase — protein MSERSERTDQHCSRYLVTGAASGIGAAVADRLRTEGHEVLAVDRAEQPGIVAADLSDPAAVARLIAQAGDLAGVANVAGVPGTAPAQTVLRVNFLAARALGRGLAPRLPRGGAVVNVASLAGRRPGVDDATAWRLATGPDADVLEFARTEGISDSAAYDLSKKLLVAHTTVLAAEHAAAGVRACAVSPGPVQTPIIEDFRTSMGASVDAAADLVGRHATADEIAAVVVFLLSLAASWVNGVDLPLDGGLLAVRTVSALGASA, from the coding sequence GTGAGTGAGCGCAGCGAGCGAACCGACCAGCACTGCAGTCGCTACCTCGTAACCGGTGCGGCCTCGGGCATCGGGGCGGCGGTGGCCGATCGCCTGCGGACCGAGGGTCACGAGGTGTTGGCCGTCGACCGGGCGGAGCAGCCCGGCATCGTCGCGGCCGATCTGTCCGACCCCGCCGCAGTCGCGCGGTTGATCGCGCAGGCAGGCGATCTGGCCGGGGTGGCGAACGTGGCCGGGGTACCGGGCACCGCGCCGGCGCAGACCGTGCTCAGGGTGAACTTCCTGGCCGCCCGCGCGCTCGGGCGGGGCCTAGCGCCGCGACTGCCGCGGGGTGGCGCGGTGGTGAATGTGGCATCGCTGGCGGGGCGTCGACCCGGCGTCGACGACGCGACGGCCTGGCGGTTGGCGACCGGACCGGACGCCGACGTGCTGGAGTTCGCCCGCACAGAAGGCATTTCCGACTCCGCCGCCTACGACCTGTCCAAGAAGTTGCTCGTCGCACACACCACCGTGCTGGCCGCCGAGCACGCCGCGGCCGGGGTGCGGGCGTGTGCCGTGAGCCCGGGCCCGGTGCAGACCCCGATCATCGAGGACTTCCGCACCTCCATGGGCGCGAGTGTCGATGCCGCGGCTGATCTGGTCGGCCGGCACGCCACCGCCGACGAGATCGCCGCTGTCGTGGTCTTCCTGCTGTCCCTTGCCGCCTCCTGGGTCAACGGGGTGGACCTTCCGTTGGACGGCGGCCTGCTTGCCGTCCGCACCGTCTCGGCCCTGGGAGCCTCCGCATGA